In Myxococcus stipitatus, the following are encoded in one genomic region:
- a CDS encoding N-acetyltransferase yields the protein MMPLTLRPETPADSAAIEHVTVAAFKNATHAAHTEQFIINALRRAGMLTVSLVAEDGGTIVGHVAISPVSISSGASGWYGLGPISVLPERQGQSIGARLMNAAMAALKDLGAAGCVLLGDPAFYSRFGFQPQPGLVLPGMPPEYFLALRFHGDWPVGTVTYHDAFNATS from the coding sequence ATGATGCCCTTGACGCTCCGGCCCGAAACGCCCGCTGACAGCGCGGCCATCGAACACGTGACGGTCGCCGCCTTCAAGAACGCGACCCACGCGGCCCACACCGAGCAGTTCATCATCAACGCGCTCCGCCGCGCGGGAATGCTGACCGTGTCTTTGGTCGCGGAGGACGGCGGCACCATCGTCGGCCATGTCGCCATCTCGCCCGTGAGCATCTCCTCCGGTGCCTCGGGCTGGTACGGACTGGGCCCCATCTCCGTGCTGCCCGAGCGCCAGGGACAAAGCATCGGCGCTCGGCTGATGAACGCCGCGATGGCCGCGCTGAAGGACCTGGGCGCGGCGGGCTGTGTGCTGCTCGGAGACCCGGCGTTCTACAGCCGCTTCGGCTTTCAGCCCCAACCCGGGCTCGTGCTCCCCGGAATGCCTCCCGAATACTTCCTGGCCCTGCGCTTCCACGGAGACTGGCCCGTGGGAACGGTGACGTATCACGACGCCTTCAACGCGACGTCGTGA
- a CDS encoding HD domain-containing protein yields MHTDTLQSRLDFLREAEKLKDVLRSGHTSSGRPESTAEHTWRLCLMALVFDDALAGLDPLKLLQMCVVHDLGEAIHGDIPAIHQGAHPNKSEREREDLRHLTRMLDAPLRERILSLWDEYEQAASPEARAVKALDKLETILQHNQGKNPADFDYAFNLAYGRKYTDAHPLFSSLRALVDADTTRRMLGDDASPPRPRGT; encoded by the coding sequence ATGCACACCGACACCCTCCAGAGTCGCCTCGATTTCCTTCGTGAAGCGGAGAAGCTCAAGGACGTCCTCCGAAGCGGCCATACCTCCTCCGGCCGACCCGAGAGCACCGCCGAACACACCTGGCGCCTGTGCTTGATGGCCCTGGTGTTCGACGACGCACTGGCCGGACTCGACCCGCTGAAGCTCCTCCAGATGTGCGTGGTCCACGACCTGGGTGAAGCCATCCACGGCGACATCCCCGCCATCCACCAGGGCGCCCACCCCAACAAGAGCGAGCGCGAGCGCGAAGACCTGCGGCACCTGACCCGGATGCTCGACGCCCCCCTGCGCGAGCGCATCCTCTCCCTCTGGGATGAATACGAACAGGCCGCGTCACCCGAGGCCCGGGCCGTGAAGGCGCTCGACAAGCTGGAGACGATTCTCCAACACAACCAGGGCAAGAACCCCGCGGACTTCGACTACGCCTTCAATCTGGCCTATGGCCGCAAGTACACCGACGCCCATCCGCTGTTCAGCAGCCTGCGCGCGCTCGTCGACGCGGACACGACTCGGCGTATGTTGGGCGATGACGCATCCCCACCCCGCCCTCGAGGAACATGA
- a CDS encoding helix-turn-helix transcriptional regulator yields the protein MTETLPQPSLGIALRRWRLLHHIKQAHAAELFGVNQSTISRWEAGTQAMEPAERTRVEALLAARLGAAADHALARLVNESPRPVHLICDLTHRLLACSPSRAAGFAVPISELLGRSLWRYSTSEIALKESSLEALGWRETLAPPAVEFPTGTNDSAIIPIRASLCRWTRMTLSDGTAARLVETL from the coding sequence ATGACCGAGACCCTACCGCAGCCCTCGCTGGGAATCGCCCTCCGGCGCTGGCGGCTGCTGCATCACATCAAGCAGGCCCACGCCGCGGAGCTCTTCGGCGTGAATCAGTCCACCATCTCCCGCTGGGAGGCGGGTACGCAGGCCATGGAGCCCGCCGAGCGCACACGCGTCGAGGCACTGCTGGCCGCGCGCCTGGGTGCGGCGGCGGACCATGCACTCGCCCGGCTCGTCAACGAGAGCCCTCGCCCGGTTCATCTCATCTGCGACCTGACCCACCGCCTGCTCGCGTGCTCACCCTCGCGCGCTGCCGGGTTCGCGGTGCCCATCTCCGAACTCCTGGGCCGCTCTCTCTGGCGCTACTCCACCTCTGAGATTGCCCTCAAGGAATCGTCGCTCGAGGCGCTGGGCTGGCGCGAGACACTCGCCCCTCCCGCCGTGGAGTTCCCCACTGGCACGAATGACTCCGCCATCATCCCCATCCGAGCCAGCCTGTGCCGGTGGACGCGGATGACGCTCTCCGATGGCACGGCGGCACGGCTCGTCGAGACACTCTGA
- a CDS encoding S1 family peptidase, translating to MRHLGWVLVAGLAACAQSVDIEPSDASSHRIVQGTDAPDDVATVALLARRTRCNEDSPLLLCSGVLIAPDVVLTAAHCLDLFGEEGAYEVYLGPTLLPASEASGRFVRVSRAVIHPRHVPRTHTHDAALLRLAAPVQVAPAVLPESPLALTEGARMRVVGYGDTKDVSAPSGRRRQGTLLVTGIEATVFRAGPGPGMSCVGDSGGPVFMSDGTGHEVLAGLTVSGDVACRAEAVNLRVDVLREDFILPFLATSPPPTEPTLSPEALCREACTRDEECPAELSCVATQEGPSRCLLPSLREGSFGQRCTEDAACGAGSLCAQWESEGEDACRCFTPCAPPPPDPERPQGAAESGCSSTPGLALLGVLLFAGVRRRR from the coding sequence ATGAGGCACCTCGGGTGGGTGTTGGTGGCGGGGCTGGCCGCGTGTGCGCAGTCGGTGGACATCGAGCCCTCGGACGCCTCTTCGCATCGCATCGTGCAGGGAACCGATGCACCGGACGATGTGGCAACCGTCGCGCTGCTTGCCCGGAGGACACGGTGCAACGAGGACTCACCTCTGTTGCTCTGCTCCGGAGTCCTCATCGCGCCGGACGTCGTGTTGACGGCGGCTCACTGCCTGGACCTCTTCGGAGAGGAAGGTGCCTACGAGGTCTACCTGGGGCCCACGTTGCTGCCCGCGTCGGAGGCGTCAGGGCGCTTCGTTCGCGTGTCTCGAGCGGTCATCCATCCACGCCATGTGCCGCGCACCCATACCCATGATGCCGCGCTGCTGCGGCTCGCGGCCCCCGTGCAGGTTGCGCCCGCCGTCCTGCCGGAATCACCTCTGGCACTGACTGAAGGCGCACGGATGAGGGTCGTGGGCTATGGCGACACGAAGGACGTGAGTGCTCCATCGGGGCGACGGAGGCAGGGCACGCTCCTGGTCACGGGCATCGAAGCCACGGTCTTTCGCGCGGGCCCCGGGCCCGGCATGAGCTGCGTGGGGGACAGCGGCGGGCCGGTGTTCATGAGCGACGGCACGGGCCACGAGGTGCTCGCGGGACTCACCGTGAGCGGTGACGTGGCCTGTCGCGCCGAAGCCGTCAACCTGCGAGTGGATGTGCTGCGAGAGGACTTCATCCTTCCGTTCCTCGCGACCTCACCGCCGCCCACAGAGCCCACGCTTTCCCCCGAGGCTCTGTGTAGAGAAGCCTGCACGCGTGACGAGGAATGCCCCGCGGAGCTCTCCTGTGTCGCCACCCAGGAAGGGCCCAGCCGATGTCTCCTCCCCTCGCTGCGCGAAGGCTCCTTCGGTCAGCGCTGTACCGAGGACGCGGCCTGCGGAGCAGGGAGTCTCTGCGCGCAATGGGAGTCAGAGGGAGAGGACGCCTGCCGTTGCTTCACGCCCTGCGCGCCACCCCCTCCAGACCCGGAGCGGCCGCAAGGCGCCGCGGAGAGTGGCTGTTCCAGCACACCAGGCCTCGCGCTCCTCGGAGTGTTGCTCTTCGCAGGAGTCAGGCGACGGCGCTGA
- a CDS encoding DNA gyrase subunit B: MRLAGEELRRAIRLRPVMYIGDASVFGKTRLVESLLLLGAMAARETRLGEVSVLLTADGSCSVAFDGWPWPISAGVSPFDALEPWLGFMHFDVGAQPPPGMPRGVVFDSSSVELGLLNALSSPLEVVAWYGGQSWRRTFREGLPAESPQHTAPEMAPPSSGVGLRFTFTPDASVFYPPPGFSAALLTERLSSLSALIPASTWRLRDEASGMEVSFRREHGLANLCVERSANSCPLHAPWTFNGSAGQTQVSLALQWGRAPVGAGILSWANHESCRRGGTHHDGLYRGLRTALRARMKARRRSLASRAFTDEALSEHLTAVMSLGLPSTVWYGPTRGELANPEVRGEVSKLVADWMKQALASHPKVESELFTLLGASLS, translated from the coding sequence ATGAGACTCGCTGGGGAAGAGTTGCGCCGGGCCATCCGCCTGCGGCCGGTGATGTACATTGGTGATGCATCGGTGTTCGGCAAGACCAGGCTCGTTGAGTCCCTTCTGTTGCTGGGGGCCATGGCCGCGAGGGAAACCCGGTTGGGGGAGGTCTCGGTCCTGCTCACGGCGGACGGCTCCTGTTCCGTCGCCTTCGACGGCTGGCCATGGCCCATCTCCGCGGGCGTGTCGCCCTTCGATGCGCTGGAGCCATGGCTCGGGTTCATGCACTTCGACGTGGGGGCCCAGCCGCCACCGGGAATGCCTCGTGGCGTCGTCTTTGACTCGTCCTCTGTGGAACTGGGCTTGCTCAACGCGCTCTCCTCGCCCCTGGAGGTCGTCGCCTGGTACGGCGGGCAGAGCTGGCGGCGGACCTTCCGCGAAGGGCTCCCGGCGGAGTCTCCTCAACACACCGCCCCCGAGATGGCTCCCCCGTCCTCGGGCGTCGGGCTGCGCTTCACCTTCACCCCGGACGCCTCCGTCTTCTACCCACCCCCGGGTTTCTCCGCGGCCTTGCTGACGGAGCGCCTGTCGTCGCTCTCCGCGCTGATCCCCGCCAGCACCTGGCGCTTGCGCGACGAGGCTTCCGGAATGGAAGTCTCCTTCCGTCGCGAGCACGGACTCGCCAACCTGTGTGTCGAGCGCTCCGCGAACTCCTGTCCCCTGCACGCACCGTGGACCTTCAACGGAAGCGCCGGGCAGACACAGGTCAGCCTCGCCCTCCAGTGGGGACGTGCCCCCGTTGGCGCGGGCATCCTCTCCTGGGCCAATCACGAATCCTGTCGGCGAGGCGGCACGCATCACGATGGGCTCTACCGGGGACTGCGCACGGCCCTGCGCGCCAGGATGAAGGCCCGTAGGCGCTCCCTCGCGAGCCGCGCATTCACGGACGAGGCGCTGTCCGAGCATCTCACGGCGGTGATGAGCCTCGGCCTCCCCTCCACGGTCTGGTATGGCCCGACGCGGGGTGAGCTGGCGAACCCCGAGGTCCGTGGCGAGGTCTCGAAGCTCGTCGCGGACTGGATGAAGCAGGCCCTCGCGAGTCACCCGAAGGTGGAATCCGAACTGTTCACCCTCCTGGGCGCTTCTCTGTCCTGA
- a CDS encoding DUF1361 domain-containing protein, which produces MPALLAMPSHESFLSVLRRHGLLPAALSSAVGVGMVSYRLDSSESASYAFLVWNLVLAWAPYVIALAARVLMLRGHGVRVLAPLALAWLALFPNAPYLLTDFIHVHQRPVVPIWFDVALVTLFVATGWMLGLLSLEVWKQWLEERWGRRTAWAFIGVTSVLCGYGIYLGRVERWNSWNVLTNPSNLFTSIGAHLREPLAFPYLTSLTVFFGLLVPLSYVAYEALAARIRRPRTAS; this is translated from the coding sequence ATGCCCGCACTGCTCGCCATGCCCTCTCACGAGTCCTTCTTGTCCGTGCTTCGCCGCCATGGCCTGCTGCCAGCGGCGCTCAGCAGTGCCGTCGGGGTGGGCATGGTGTCGTACCGGCTCGACTCGAGCGAGAGCGCCAGCTACGCGTTCCTCGTCTGGAACCTGGTCCTCGCCTGGGCTCCCTACGTCATCGCCCTCGCGGCGCGGGTCCTCATGCTCCGAGGCCACGGTGTCCGGGTGCTCGCGCCCCTGGCCCTGGCCTGGCTGGCCCTGTTCCCCAACGCGCCCTATCTCCTCACGGACTTCATCCACGTGCACCAGCGGCCCGTGGTGCCCATCTGGTTCGACGTGGCGCTGGTGACGCTCTTCGTCGCCACCGGATGGATGCTGGGCCTCTTGTCGCTCGAGGTGTGGAAGCAATGGCTGGAGGAGCGCTGGGGCCGGCGCACGGCCTGGGCCTTCATCGGCGTCACCTCCGTGCTGTGTGGCTATGGCATCTACCTGGGCCGCGTGGAGCGCTGGAACAGCTGGAACGTGCTCACCAACCCCTCGAACCTCTTCACCTCCATCGGGGCCCACCTGCGTGAGCCCCTGGCCTTCCCATACCTGACCAGCCTCACCGTCTTCTTCGGCCTGCTGGTCCCCCTGTCCTACGTGGCCTACGAGGCGCTCGCCGCCCGCATCCGCCGCCCGCGCACCGCGAGCTGA
- a CDS encoding HAD-IG family 5'-nucleotidase, which produces MRSQLAGPPPERGLFCNRTLNLRAIKAVGYDMDYTLIHYRVEAWERRAYEHIRDRLVAQGWPVGDLQFDPALAIRGLIIDTEKGNLLKANRFGFVKKALHGTRAMDFITQRDEYSHVVIDLHERRWVFLNTLFSLSEACLYAQLVDRLDAGVLPGPMGYADLYEHVRKNLDATHMQGQLKAEIIADPERYVLDDPETPLALLDQRNAGKKLLLITNSEWAYTEPMMHFAFDKHLPPGMTWRQLFDVVIVSARKPEFFTTRSALFEVVETNGEALLRPHSGPFKAGTPYFGGSAVELERHLGMSGDEILYVGDHMFGDVHVSKSELRWRTALILRELEDEVRAIASFRPTEARLAERMVLKERMEWESCQLRLELQRRRADYGPRADTPPEAELVARLGELRESLEALDAELAPMARAATELSNPIWGLLTRAGNDKSHLARQVERYADIYTSRVSNFLFATPFVYLRSPRGSLPHDPSLPGGTPVFPAADGGGGMADAE; this is translated from the coding sequence ATGCGCTCGCAACTCGCTGGTCCCCCGCCCGAGCGGGGCCTGTTCTGCAACCGCACCCTCAACCTGCGCGCCATCAAGGCCGTGGGCTACGACATGGACTACACGCTCATCCACTACCGGGTGGAAGCGTGGGAGCGCCGCGCCTACGAGCACATCCGCGACCGGCTGGTCGCGCAGGGCTGGCCCGTGGGCGACCTCCAGTTCGACCCGGCGCTGGCCATCCGCGGCCTCATCATCGACACCGAGAAGGGCAACCTGCTCAAGGCCAACCGCTTCGGCTTCGTGAAGAAGGCCCTCCACGGCACACGCGCCATGGACTTCATCACCCAGCGCGACGAGTACTCCCACGTCGTCATCGACCTGCACGAGCGCCGGTGGGTGTTCCTCAACACGCTGTTCTCGCTGTCCGAGGCGTGCCTCTACGCGCAGCTCGTCGACCGGCTGGACGCGGGAGTGCTGCCGGGCCCCATGGGCTACGCGGACCTCTACGAGCACGTGCGCAAGAACCTGGACGCCACGCACATGCAGGGCCAGCTCAAGGCGGAAATCATCGCCGACCCGGAGCGCTACGTGCTGGATGACCCGGAGACGCCGCTGGCGCTCCTGGACCAGCGCAACGCGGGCAAGAAGCTCTTGCTCATCACCAACAGCGAGTGGGCCTACACCGAGCCCATGATGCACTTCGCCTTCGACAAGCACCTGCCCCCGGGCATGACGTGGCGGCAGCTGTTCGACGTGGTGATTGTCTCCGCGCGCAAGCCCGAGTTCTTCACCACCCGCTCCGCGCTCTTCGAGGTGGTGGAGACCAACGGCGAGGCGCTGCTGCGTCCGCACTCCGGCCCCTTCAAGGCGGGCACGCCCTACTTCGGCGGCAGCGCGGTGGAGCTGGAGCGACACCTGGGCATGAGCGGCGACGAGATTCTCTACGTGGGCGACCACATGTTCGGCGACGTGCACGTGTCCAAGAGCGAGCTGCGCTGGCGCACGGCGCTCATCCTCCGCGAGCTGGAGGACGAGGTGCGGGCCATCGCGTCCTTCCGCCCCACCGAGGCCCGGCTCGCCGAGCGCATGGTCCTCAAGGAGCGGATGGAGTGGGAGAGCTGCCAGCTGCGGCTGGAGCTCCAGCGGCGCCGGGCCGACTACGGGCCCCGCGCGGACACGCCTCCGGAGGCGGAGCTGGTGGCGCGGCTGGGCGAGCTGCGTGAGTCCCTGGAGGCCCTGGACGCGGAGCTGGCCCCCATGGCCCGCGCCGCCACCGAGCTGTCCAATCCCATCTGGGGCCTGCTCACCCGCGCCGGCAACGACAAGAGCCATCTGGCGCGCCAGGTGGAGCGCTACGCGGACATCTACACGTCGCGCGTGTCCAACTTCCTGTTCGCCACGCCCTTCGTCTACCTACGCAGCCCGCGCGGCAGCCTCCCGCACGACCCCAGCCTGCCGGGCGGCACCCCCGTCTTCCCCGCCGCCGACGGTGGGGGCGGCATGGCGGACGCCGAGTAA